TCCAAGTCagttcatttctcttttgaaatgttCTCACAtctgttcctttcattttattcttattgcCTCCAAATGAGTTAGGTTGTTGCCTTTTTCTGGCTGTATTACTACAATAGTCTTCTAGCTGATCTCTCAGTCTCCTTTCTGTTGTCTAACCCACCAAATTACTCTTTCTGAAAGACAGCTCAGCTTATACCTTTGCCTATCAAATAATGGAATAAAAGTCCCCCTAGAACTCTAGTTTCTTATTCCCaccctgttttcttttaataccCTCAGTTTTATACCACCCCCCCATTTGTCATAGTTTTTACTATgctaatatttttacttaaaatttttttaattgactcaCCTTTTAACTTAATCTCATCTTAATTTGTAATTCCAAAAATCATGGGTTTGATGGGTTGGATATACATTTGTTAATTcacataaaagtaaatattaaatattaatattaaaatgattactCGGGGCCAGCTGAAATCATCTACATCAGCAGGGTCCTCATCtccctttgtgtctttttccttgGGGAAATTTGTTGCACACAGATTCTCTGCTCTACTCTCTGCCTTTAAAATAGACTTTCcatattctaaaattttactttttttctctcacttcctttcCCAGTCAATTCAATTTAGTAAACACTGTGGTAAGCACTGAGGGTGGAGAGCATGGTAAGATATAGATCTTCCTTCAAGGAGTTTATACTCTAGTAATGGAGTTACTAATCCAGGGGCCTCAAACGACATACAAACCTATCCATCTTCTTTTGATGCCCAGCTCAAATTCTACTGCCTGTGAAAATCTTTCATGTATTATCCTTATCCAAAAGGATTTTCCTCTTCTGAATTCTTTCTTGTTGTATTTACTGctctgaatcatttttaaaatatttatatattttaaatgcttaatgttcttatttatctACTTGATAAAGATATTTTTGCATGCCTTTATGGATATTGAACTTAGTAGGGACCAAGTAAATAGGTATTTGGTTAGACAGGGAAATACCACActtctttgagaaaaataactCTACATTGCTTTAATCagagttttaattaatttttacttaattgtATTTTCCCAGCAATGGTTCATAATGAacatacattttgaaaacttGTGTTTGGAAACTGAAGTTTGAGACAGAGATCTAAATAGAAGCAATCTCTGAAAGATCTTCTTCCAGATTACAAGCAAAGGAGCAGAAAATTTGTGACTAAAGAGAATGTAAGGAGTGTATCATTTTAACCTACATCATAGAAGACTGGGAGCTAGTTTTGAAGTTTATGTGTTAGAGCAAAATTattcaattctctttttttagtttatgaaaTCTAGTGTTACTTTTTCTTTagtgtgatcttttttttttactgcccaTTTTCTTTCCATAACCTTCTTTTGGGTCTATGTTCTTCTTGTCCTCtttacccactttttttttatccttttttttcataGAATCTCCCTTTATATCCTCTGTCTTGTCTTCATCTCCCTCGTCCTTGTCCTctgtcttgttttcctcttcttccttgtcCTCATTCTCACCTTCCCTTATGTCCCCATTTCCCTTCTTGTCCCTATCCTCTGTCATGTCTTTATCTCCAATATTGCCCATGTCCTCTGTCTTGTCCTCATTTCCCTCCTTGTACTTGTCCTCTGTCTGGTCTTCATCTCTCTTGTCCCTATACTCTATCTTGTCTTCATATCCATTATTGCCCATGTCCCCTatcttgtctccatctctctccttgTCCTCATTCTCACCTTGCTCTATGTCCTCATCTCCCTTCTTGTCCCTGTCCTCTGTCTTGTCTTCCACTCCCTCCTTATCCTTGTCCTCTATCTTGTCCTCATATCCTTTCTTAtagttctttttgttcttttcctcttccttgtattttttctcctttaagtctttgtctttcttcttgtCTTCATCTCCCTTCTTGTCTTCATCCTCCTTGTCCTCATCTCCCTTCTTTTCCATGttcatcctttcttcttcttcatctttatatttttcatcaccTCCTTCCATTGATTGGGccttatctatttctttttccttattcatgTCCTTCttagtatcttttcttttgtcctttgtttctcttctctcttctttactCTGAGTTTTCTTAGGAAGCTCTTCAACTTTCactcctgttttctgtttttgtctcttttcataGGTCTTCTCAAGGCTACTTACTCCTGGCTTCTGCTGCCATTTAGGACCACTCTGGCTATTTTGTAAAGGGACTCCCTGAATTATCAAATAAATATCCTGTTTTGGGGTCATATTTCTTGCTTCTCTAGTGCCACTTTTTACTTCTGATTTTGAATCTTCTTTCCAATTACCTGAAAATATAACAGATAATATAATAAAAGTGCATAATTCATTCATATCTTAGTTTTTCTCTATTGACATTTTTTGCTATCAAAcacttttactttgttttaaggttgagacaataaatttgttctcccaataatataaaatttgtgAAGGATACACATACAAAGGATCAGGAAAGAGGTTCTTGGAATATAGACTTTTCAGGAATTaaaccaagaaaaggaaaaatacaacacAAAGGAATTGGAAATTCCTCAATAGAACATGACTAGAGTGTATGATTAGAGATGtatgctgaaaagaaaaactgtttctgagaaaatttatattattatataatatttatatgattCATTAAGGAAGCTCCACCTCCCTTTGAGTGATAAAGAGAATTACTAAGCCAGCAATTTGAGAGACAATGAGGCTGGAACTTTCCTTAGCTATCTCATATGTTTTCAGGAACTCTGCTTTAAAAGTGATTTAGAGATACTAGCATTACTTAAGGTGGCAAAACAGCTGGTTCTTATAGTACCTGTGTcaataaaaggaatatttattgCTGTGTGAGCCATAGCAagctaaaattaatatttttatagaaaggaaaaatagagcaTGATAACTTGTTTTATTGAAGTCCAGATTCCTTTGGTTAGTCATTTCATTATGAACTTAtcttttaattgattttgagTGTTTGTCTATATTAAGTTTCAATGCATCTTTCCATATTTAATCTAGAGCAAATAGGACAAGTAGTTACCAAAATATGATAGATAATATAATTTAAGCAAGTAATGAGAGTTAGGAGTCTACCCAAATTGGGAATGGGTCAAGAGTTTAATGAGAGCCCATATGTTATGCATCATAGTGGTAGCCCTTGGTAAGAGTACCAGATATTTGTCACTGGACACACAGATTTATTCAGTTGTTTCTGCCCACCTGTGTATGTACTCTTTAATTGGCTCTTCTCTTTGGCTGTAGTCTAGGTGGATGTTTTGAGTTTGGGTGTTGCATTATCTGTATTGGGCAACCCCCATCCACATTTCCCCCACTCTGTATTCTATTAGTAAAGGAAAATTAACACTTGGGGAGCTGGAACACACAGCAGCTTAAAAGTTTTGGGAATCAATGATGTAATTTATGAAACTGGACAGGTGATGTTGAGGGTAAAGAGATGAGGGAGGATATTATGAAAGACATTTTCAACAGGGCTTCCAACCTGGATGGAATGTGGGAATTGCGGAATAGGCCTGTTGTTTTGAGAAGGCTTGTTAGACTGGATTCAGGATAACAGAACAATCATTGGAcgagtttaaaaatatttgagttctATTACTTATTATGTGGCCTTTGCCAGacacttttaatctttttgtatttCAACTTTttcatatgtacaatggagtTAATAATACTGGCCTTGTTTACCTCATAGAGTTATGCAAGGACAATGTGAGAAAAAGCACatcaatgagtttttaaaattgctaAAATAATACACAACAAATATATTTGAGGTTAACAACTCACAACACAAGAAGAAATTCTGTCAAACATAATACAGTGgtcttttaacttaaaaacatttcaggGTTCTGTGTCCACAATATTGATTGGCATAATCATTTAAAAGTTggagtaatatttcatttatataaactcATAATTTTAAGCCAATGTCCTATTGATGAATATTATTTGCAAACTTCATTGTAAAAATGATGCGATAAGCCATTGAATACATATACCTTtgaaaaattgttcttttttttgagaaaaaaaatctataaatatgttAGTCAAAGTACATgcacattttgtattttgaaacatattgtcagaaatataaatacaacCAACCCCCCCCAAAACATTATGCTTTGTAAATCTTTCCAATCTTTCACAAATAGCTTCTTTAAAAagctcttatttatttgtatttctttgattagtatttttggatttaaaaaaaatttttaatgtttatttattgttgagagacagagagagacagagcatgagc
The nucleotide sequence above comes from Panthera tigris isolate Pti1 chromosome B2, P.tigris_Pti1_mat1.1, whole genome shotgun sequence. Encoded proteins:
- the TSBP1 gene encoding testis-expressed basic protein 1 isoform X36, with the translated sequence MAVLEITLAVILTLLGLVILAILLTRWTRRKQNEIDVSRYSSEQSAGLLDYEDGRDFPSQRSKRGRGFRHLYSTESDTSYDDREGSKGDYTLSQSSIALVQGSMSNTKAFKATSEPLSGSAGPITGAIGPIMQFTAPIPGGTGPIKLSQKTIVQTPGPIVQYTGPNVETSEMTTTESSLESTPHTNKGAVPPTLTGPPPSVHSGLPLAPIMISQRTSTRPEKSKIIGPVSAVDSSGKITLTPMVKTPESSAHMFLFVSVETISGQTVKTKEPLIKTCSTYSRKYSATTGNIESILKKNAPPTGNWKEDSKSEVKSGTREARNMTPKQDIYLIIQGVPLQNSQSGPKWQQKPGVSSLEKTYEKRQKQKTGVKVEELPKKTQSKEERRETKDKRKDTKKDMNKEKEIDKAQSMEGGDEKYKDEEEERMNMEKKGDEDKEDEDKKGDEDKKKDKDLKEKKYKEEEKNKKNYKKGYEDKIEDKDKEGVEDKTEDRDKKGDEDIEQGENEDKERDGDKIGDMGNNGYEDKIEYRDKRDEDQTEDKYKEGNEDKTEDMGNIGDKDMTEDRDKKGNGDIREGENEDKEEEENKTEDKDEGDEDKTEDIKGDSMKKKDKKKVGKEDKKNIDPKEGYGKKMGSKKKRSH
- the TSBP1 gene encoding testis-expressed basic protein 1 isoform X35, with amino-acid sequence MAVLEITLAVILTLLGLVILAILLTRWTRRKQNEIDVSRYSSEQSAGLLDYEDGRDFPSQRSKRGRGFRHLYSTESDTSYDDREGSKGDYTLSQSSIALVQGSMSNTKAFKATSEPLSGSAGPITGAIGPIMQFTAPIPGGTGPIKLSQKTIVQTPGPIVQYTGPNVETSEMTTTESSLESTPHTNKGAVPPTLTGPPPSVHSGLPLAPIMISQRTSTRPEKSKIIGPVSAVDSSGKITLTPMVKTPESSAHMFLFVSVETISGQTVKTKEPLIKTCSTYSRKYSATTGNIESILKKNAPPTGMTSPSPGKVVKSTAKSAPLLSRAVPLPRTTENISSNWKEDSKSEVKSGTREARNMTPKQDIYLIIQGVPLQNSQSGPKWQQKPGVSSLEKTYEKRQKQKTGVKVEELPKKTQSKEERRETKDKRKDTKKDMNKEKEIDKAQSMEGGDEKYKDEEEERMNMEKKGDEDKEDEDKKGDEDKKKDKDLKEKKYKEEEKNKKNYKKGYEDKIEDKDKEGVEDKTEDRDKKGDEDIEQGENEDKERDGDKIGDMGNNGYEDKIEYRDKRDEDQTEDKYKEGNEDKTEDMGNIGDKDMTEDRDKKGNGDIREGENEDKEEEENKTEDKDEGDEDKTEDIKGDSMKKKDKKKVGKEDKKNIDPKEGYGKKMGSKKKRSH